In Cervus elaphus chromosome 5, mCerEla1.1, whole genome shotgun sequence, the following proteins share a genomic window:
- the PPP1R9B gene encoding neurabin-2 — translation MMKTEPRGPGGPLRSASPHRSAYEAGIQALKPPDAPGPDEAPKAVHHKKYGSNVHRIKSMFLQMGTTAGAPGDAGGGAGPTEALRAPERGVRLSLPRASSLNENVDHSALLKLGTSVSERVSRFDSKPAPSAQPAPPPHPPSRLQETRKLFERSVPAAAGGDKEAAARRLLRQERAGLQDRKLDVVVRFNGSTEALDKLDADAVSPTVSQLSAVFEKADSRTGLHRGPGLPRAAAAGIPQVNSKLVSKRSRVFQPPPPPPAPSGDAPAEKERGPGGQQPPQHRVAPARPPPKPREVRKIKPVEVEESGESEAEAAPTEVIQAEVTVHAALENGSALATTASPAPEEQKAQAAPEEEAATVAVPEKGVGNGRAPDVAPEDVDESKKEDFSEADLVDVSAYSGLGEDSGGSALEEDDEEEEEGEPPYEPESGCVEIPGLSEEEDPAPSRKIHFSTAPIQVFSTYSNEDYDRRNEDVDPMAASAEYELEKRVERLELFPVELEKDSEGLGISIIGMGAGADMGLEKLGIFVKTVTEGGAAHRDGRIQVNDLLVEVDGTSLVGVTQSFAASVLRNTKGRVRFMIGRERPGEQSEVAQLIQQTLEQERWQREMMEQRYSQYGEDDEETGEYATDEDEELSPTFPGGEMAIEVFELAENEDALSPVDMEPEKLVHKFKELQIKHAVTEAEIQQLKRKLQSLEQEKGRWRVEKAQLEQSVEENKERMEKLEGYWGEAQSLCQAVDEHLRETQAQYQALERKYSKAKRLIKDYQQKEIEFLKKETAQRRVLEESELARKEEMDKLLDKISELEGNLQTLRNSNST, via the exons ATGATGAAGACGGAGCCACGGGGCCCTGGGGGTCCCCTCCGGAGCGCCTCCCCGCACCGCAGCGCCTACGAGGCGGGCATCCAGGCTCTGAAACCGCCCGACGCGCCCGGGCCCGACGAGGCACCCAAGGCAGTCCACCACAAGAAATATGGCTCCAACGTCCATCGCATCAAAAGTATGTTCCTGCAGATGGGCACGACGGCAGGCGCGCCGGGCGATGCGGGCGGCGGCGCGGGCCCCACCGAGGCCCTGCGGGCGCCCGAGCGCGGCGTGCGATTGTCGCTGCCGCGGGCCAGCAGCCTGAACGAGAACGTGGACCATAGCGCCCTGTTGAAGCTGGGCACCAGCGTATCGGAGCGCGTGAGCCGCTTCGACTCCAAGCCCGCGCCCTCTGCGcagcccgcgccgccgccgcacCCGCCGTCCCGGCTGCAGGAGACGCGGAAGCTGTTCGAACGGAGCGTCCCCGCGGCCGCGGGCGGCGACAAGGAGGCCGCGGCGCGGCGGCTGCTGAGGCAGGAGCGCGCCGGCCTGCAGGACCGGAAGCTGGACGTCGTGGTGCGCTTCAACGGCAGCACCGAGGCGCTGGACAAGCTGGACGCCGACGCCGTGTCCCCGACGGTCAGCCAGCTAAGCGCCGTCTTTGAGAAGGCCGACTCGAGGACCGGCCTCCACCGCGGGCCCGGGCTGCCCAGGGCCGCGGCCGCCGGGATTCCCCAGGTCAACTCGAAGCTGGTCAGTAAGCGGTCCCGAGTGTTTcagccgcccccgccgccgcccgccccgtCGGGGGATGCCCCAGCCGAGAAGGAGCGCGGCCCCGGAGGGCAACAGCCCCCGCAGCACAGAGTGGCCCCCGCCCGGCCGCCCCCCAAGCCCCGGGAGGTGCGCAAGATTAAACCGGTGGAGGTGGAGGAGAGCGGGGAGTCGGAGGCCGAGGCAGCGCCCACAGAGGTGATCCAGGCGGAGGTGACAGTCCACGCGGCCCTGGAGAATGGCAGCGCCTTGGCAACCACCGCTAGCCCGGCGCCTGAGGAGCAGAAGGCTCAGGCGGCTCCGGAGGAGGAGGCGGCGACCGTGGCGGTGCCTGAAAAGGGGGTGGGCAATGGCCGGGCCCCGGACGTGGCCCCCGAGGACGTAGACGAGTCCAAAAAGGAGGACTTCTCGGAGGCGGACTTGGTGGACGTGAGCGCCTACAGTGGGCTGGGGGAGGACTCTGGGGgcagtgccctggaggaggacgacgaagaagaggaggagggggagcccCCCTACGAGCCCGAGTCGGGGTGCGTGGAGATCCCAGGGCTCTCGGAAGAAGAGGACCCGGCCCCGAGCCGAAAGATCCATTTCAGCACAGCGCCCATCCAA GTGTTCAGCACCTATTCCAACGAGGACTACGATCGTCGCAACGAGGACGTGGATCCCATGGCAGCCTCTGCTGAGTACGAGCTGGAGAAGCGGGTGGAGAGGTTGGAGCTGTtccctgtggagctggagaagg ACTCCGAGGGCCTGGGCATCAGCATCATTGGCATGGGGGCCGGGGCGGACATGGGCCTTGAGAAGCTGGGCATCTTCGTCAAGACCGTGACTGAGGGCGGTGCGGCCCATCGGGACGGCAG GATCCAGGTGAACGATCTTCTGGTGGAGGTGGATGGAACGAGTCTGGTGGGAGTGACCCAGAGCTTTGCAGCCTCCGTGCTCCGGAATACCAAGGGCCGCGTGCG GTTTATGATTGGCCGGGAGCGGCCCGGTGAGCAGAGTGAGGTGGCCCAGCTAATTCAGCAGACCCTGGAACAGGAGCGATGGCAGCGGGAGATGATGGAGCAGAGATACTCCCAGTACGGCGAGGATGATGAGGAG ACGGGAGAGTATGCCACCGACGAGGATGAGGAGCTGAGCCCCACGTTCCCAGGGGGCGAGATGGCCATCGAGGTGTTCGAGCTGGCGGAGAATGAGGATGCCCTGTCCCCTGTGGACATGGAGCCCGAGAAGCTGGTGCACAAGTTCAAGGAG CTCCAGATTAAGCATGCTGTGACTGAGGCAGAGATCCAGCAGCTGAAGAGAAAG CTGCAGAGCctggagcaggagaaggggcGGTGGCGGGTGGAGAAGGCCCAGCTGGAGCAGAGCGTGGAGGAGAACAAGGAGCGCATGGAAAAACTGGAGGGTTACTGGGGTGAGGCCCAGAGCCTGTGCCAGGCTGTGGACGAGCACCTGCGGGAGACCCAGGCCCAGTACCAGGCCTTGGAGCGCAAATACAGCAAGGCCAAGCGCCTCATCAAAGACTACCAGCAGAA GGAGATTGAGTTTCTGAAAAAGGAGACAGCACAGCGCCGGGTTCTGGAGGAGTCAGAGCTAGCGAGGAAGGAGGAGATGGACAAGCTCCTGGACAAG ATCTCAGAACTGGAAGGAAACCTGCAAACACTGAGGAATTCCAATTCTACTTAA